One part of the Arcanobacterium phocisimile genome encodes these proteins:
- a CDS encoding ABC-F family ATP-binding cassette domain-containing protein: MAHILGVENVSIDLGSRPILGNINVSIEDGAKIGIVGPNGGGKSTLLKLLTRALEPDTGQVTMTSGTRFSVLSQAISFAPDVTVIQAIHGNAAEYEWASDSAIRYLHEGLLPDVPLDKKVTELSGGQRRRVALAATLAADANVIVLDEPTNHLDIEGVTFLAKYLNERFGRGEGALIVVTHDRWFLDAVCDRLWEVVPGNDGAGGRNPQPGHVETYEGGYAAYILQRAERSRIAQQAVEKRNNLLRKELAWLRRGAPARTSKPKFRIDAANELIANEPPPRDSIELAKMATTRLGKDVIDLIGVSFAYDAQDQTPVLDDVTVRLAPGERLGIVGGNGAGKSSLLGLISGALEPTAGRIRRGKTVKLAVLTQETKELDEIAHRRVVEAVHDIATHVMVGKKEMTAAQLVEKLGFTRERAWTQVGDLSGGERRRLQLLRLLVGEPNVLLLDEPTNDLDTDTLAAIEDVLDSWPGTLVVVSHDRYLLERITDHQIAVLDGHVRDLPGGVDEYLRLAAELRVQHDKGGDAGSQAAQPIKTKDAAKERLARKNMARIERKMDKVSQLIERIGLQQADAAASGDFEALVDLGKEAALAQEELDLLEEEWMVAAEEVEIY, translated from the coding sequence ATGGCACATATTTTAGGTGTTGAGAACGTGTCGATCGATCTAGGGTCGCGCCCAATTCTCGGCAATATTAACGTCTCGATTGAAGACGGCGCCAAAATCGGTATCGTGGGCCCCAACGGTGGCGGAAAATCCACGCTCCTGAAACTACTCACCCGGGCGCTTGAACCAGATACCGGCCAAGTCACGATGACCAGCGGTACCCGATTTTCGGTACTGTCCCAAGCGATTTCGTTTGCGCCAGATGTGACGGTTATTCAAGCGATCCACGGCAATGCTGCCGAATACGAATGGGCATCCGATTCAGCAATCCGCTACCTTCACGAAGGACTACTGCCTGATGTTCCGCTGGACAAGAAAGTTACTGAACTCTCCGGCGGGCAACGACGCCGAGTAGCGCTCGCCGCCACCCTAGCAGCGGACGCGAACGTCATCGTCCTCGACGAACCCACAAACCACCTTGATATTGAAGGCGTCACCTTCCTTGCCAAGTATTTAAACGAACGGTTCGGTAGGGGAGAAGGCGCACTTATCGTCGTCACCCACGATCGCTGGTTCCTCGACGCGGTATGCGACCGGTTGTGGGAAGTTGTTCCGGGTAACGACGGCGCGGGCGGGCGAAACCCGCAACCTGGCCACGTCGAAACCTACGAAGGTGGATATGCGGCCTATATTTTGCAGCGCGCCGAGCGCTCGCGGATCGCGCAGCAAGCTGTCGAGAAGCGCAATAATTTGTTGCGTAAGGAGCTGGCATGGTTGCGGCGCGGTGCCCCGGCACGTACCTCGAAACCAAAGTTCCGAATCGATGCCGCGAACGAGCTGATTGCGAACGAGCCACCGCCACGCGATTCGATCGAACTAGCGAAAATGGCCACCACTCGTTTAGGTAAAGACGTTATCGACCTCATTGGCGTCTCCTTCGCCTACGATGCGCAAGACCAAACACCTGTCTTGGATGATGTCACTGTGCGGTTAGCCCCGGGCGAGCGCTTGGGTATTGTTGGCGGAAACGGCGCTGGAAAGTCCTCGCTTCTCGGGCTGATTAGCGGGGCTTTGGAGCCAACCGCCGGGCGGATCAGGCGCGGAAAAACCGTGAAGTTGGCGGTGTTGACGCAGGAAACAAAGGAACTTGACGAGATCGCTCACCGCCGCGTCGTTGAAGCCGTGCATGATATTGCCACACATGTGATGGTGGGCAAGAAAGAAATGACGGCCGCGCAACTGGTGGAAAAGCTCGGGTTCACCCGCGAGCGTGCTTGGACGCAGGTTGGCGATCTGTCCGGTGGCGAACGCCGTCGTCTGCAACTGCTACGACTCTTAGTTGGCGAACCGAATGTGTTACTGCTCGACGAGCCGACGAACGATCTTGATACCGATACGTTGGCGGCGATCGAAGACGTCCTCGATTCGTGGCCGGGCACGCTGGTTGTGGTCTCCCACGATCGCTACCTGCTGGAACGAATTACCGATCATCAGATCGCGGTGCTCGACGGGCACGTGCGTGATCTGCCTGGAGGCGTCGATGAATACTTGCGGTTAGCGGCCGAGCTTCGTGTGCAACACGATAAGGGTGGCGATGCCGGTTCGCAAGCCGCGCAACCTATTAAGACGAAAGATGCTGCCAAAGAGCGGTTAGCTCGTAAGAATATGGCACGTATTGAACGCAAGATGGATAAGGTCAGCCAGCTCATTGAACGGATTGGGTTGCAGCAGGCTGATGCGGCTGCGAGCGGTGATTTTGAGGCTTTGGTTGATCTAGGAAAAGAAGCTGCTCTAGCCCAAGAAGAATTGGATTTGTTGGAAGAGGAGTGGATGGTTGCTGCCGAAGAGGTAGAAATTTACTGA